Sequence from the Aspergillus nidulans FGSC A4 chromosome III genome:
CCGACTGCCTTCGGCGCATGCTCACATCCAGCAGCTTTGTTTTGTAACCTTCAATGGCATcgcttttccttccttcgACCCCTAAACCTGCGGCTACCCCTGCTCCTGCCTCTGAGCAATCACAGACGCCTGGGAAATGGCGCCATCCGCAGTTGGATGAGATCGTGCGGCGACAGCAGGCGAGTACTTTTGGGGATCAGAATGTGAGGAGGCTTGTATGGAATGGCTCTGCTTTGTTGGCAACTTGGACTTTTGGGAATACTTTCAAATCCTAGTAGGTGATTCAGAGGGATGGCTTCGCCGTTTGTTGGACTGACTGGGCTGCCGCAGCGCCCATTGGATCCAGAAGACAACCGAGATTCCCACATATTCCGACATGTCGCTACTTATGATTCAGTTGCTTTTCGTGTTCAACATATTGGTTGCATTGTATCCTCTCATCCGACCGAAAGACGAGATGCCGGACATCCCCCTCACTCCTACACAGCGAGCTCTTCTCGGGCTCAATCCCTCAGCGACCTCCTCCCCGGCTCCCGCGACGTCCTATGTGACCCCTCCCAAATACCGAGTATCTGGGTCAAGGGCAGGTAGTCCGGCTAGCCACTCTGGGTCGCCGTTATCCACCAGTGCGAGCGCCTCGAGTCTTCGGTTTTCATCTAGCACCCCCTTCTCCCCGTCGCCCAGCCCATTACTTCATAAAATGGTTTCAAATAATGGCAGGGAAAACGTACGCAGGCCAAGTTTCGGATCATCTTCGCCCCTGCGGACGTCACCTTTCAAAGAGTCGATTGCCTTGCCAGCCACGCCTTCGCCAGCTGGGGGAAAGCGGGGGAGCTTAGGGGTCAGCAATAAGTGGTTGTATGAGCGGAGCAGACGGCCGTCAATCAGCAGTGGCAGCTATTAAAGTTGGCGGCCCTTGTCTGGCTGCGTTTCATTCACAAACGATGGGTTCTAGTTATTGAGATG
This genomic interval carries:
- a CDS encoding uncharacterized protein (transcript_id=CADANIAT00006252), which codes for MASLFLPSTPKPAATPAPASEQSQTPGKWRHPQLDEIVRRQQASTFGDQNVRRLVWNGSALLATWTFGNTFKSYAHWIQKTTEIPTYSDMSLLMIQLLFVFNILVALYPLIRPKDEMPDIPLTPTQRALLGLNPSATSSPAPATSYVTPPKYRVSGSRAGSPASHSGSPLSTSASASSLRFSSSTPFSPSPSPLLHKMVSNNGRENVRRPSFGSSSPLRTSPFKESIALPATPSPAGGKRGSLGVSNKWLYERSRRPSISSGSY